The following are encoded together in the Deltaproteobacteria bacterium genome:
- a CDS encoding proline--tRNA ligase, which produces MRFTQTFIPTLKEAPKEADIISHKLMFRAGLIRKLSSGIYTYLPLGLKSIKKISDIIRKGMEKAAAREVLLPFVIQKELWEESGRWNEYGKELLRFKDRHDREFTLGPTHEEVIVDLVRNEVRSYRQLPLNLYQIAEKFRDEIRPRFGVMRSREFIMKDGYSFDADNEHADITYQRMYDAYNWIFKQCGLNFRPVEADTGTIGGKFSHEFMVLADTGEDAIAYCESCGYTANVEKAEIGHKTQRPSNDVAVELNKVPTPAKHSVEEVSSFLHVPSQSIIKTMIVKTDNGFVAALVRGDRELNLIKLKNAIDAKNVELAADADCVRLTGAHTGSLGTIGLKLKTIADNEIKYMGNIVTGANEDNFHYTGAYPGRDFNPDVFADIRNAVAGDACPRCFKPLSITRGIEVGHIFKLGTKYSEKMHAEFLDEKGTSKPFIMGCYGIGVGRTFAASIEQNNDKDGIIFPLTIAPYEIELAAINMMDKDITDTAETIYKELVERGLDVIYDDRDISPGMKLKDADLIGFPIRVIIGMKYKREGLLEIKIRKTGEVITAKRHELLDKLLMINDRLMPK; this is translated from the coding sequence ATGAGGTTTACCCAAACTTTTATACCGACATTAAAAGAAGCGCCCAAAGAAGCGGATATCATAAGTCACAAGCTTATGTTCAGAGCAGGATTGATAAGAAAACTTTCTTCCGGCATATACACCTATCTTCCTCTTGGTCTCAAATCCATAAAAAAAATCTCTGATATCATTAGAAAGGGCATGGAAAAAGCCGCTGCAAGAGAAGTGTTGCTGCCTTTTGTTATTCAGAAAGAACTGTGGGAAGAAAGTGGAAGATGGAATGAGTATGGCAAAGAACTTTTGAGGTTTAAAGACCGCCACGACAGGGAATTTACACTCGGGCCCACACATGAAGAGGTTATTGTTGATCTTGTAAGAAACGAGGTTCGATCTTATAGGCAGCTTCCTCTTAATCTTTATCAAATAGCCGAGAAATTCAGGGACGAGATAAGACCAAGATTCGGGGTAATGAGAAGTAGAGAATTTATCATGAAGGATGGGTACAGCTTTGACGCAGACAACGAACACGCGGATATTACATACCAGAGGATGTACGATGCCTACAATTGGATATTCAAACAGTGCGGCTTGAACTTCAGGCCTGTTGAAGCAGATACAGGTACAATCGGAGGTAAATTTTCCCATGAGTTCATGGTGCTTGCCGATACAGGCGAAGATGCCATTGCTTATTGTGAATCATGCGGATATACAGCAAATGTAGAAAAAGCTGAGATCGGACATAAGACTCAGAGACCTTCAAATGATGTCGCAGTAGAATTAAATAAAGTGCCAACACCTGCTAAGCATTCTGTAGAAGAGGTATCAAGTTTTTTACATGTTCCGTCTCAAAGCATTATCAAGACAATGATTGTAAAAACAGATAATGGATTTGTTGCTGCGCTTGTAAGAGGCGACAGGGAACTCAACCTGATAAAACTGAAGAACGCAATCGATGCAAAAAATGTCGAACTCGCCGCTGATGCAGATTGCGTAAGGCTTACAGGTGCACATACAGGCTCACTGGGTACTATAGGGCTAAAACTAAAGACCATTGCTGACAATGAAATAAAGTATATGGGTAATATTGTTACCGGAGCAAATGAAGACAACTTCCACTATACGGGCGCATATCCAGGCAGGGACTTCAATCCTGATGTATTTGCGGATATACGCAATGCAGTGGCGGGGGATGCATGTCCGCGATGCTTCAAACCCTTGAGCATAACAAGAGGCATAGAGGTAGGGCACATTTTCAAGCTCGGTACAAAATACTCAGAAAAAATGCATGCGGAATTTCTTGACGAGAAGGGTACGTCAAAACCGTTTATCATGGGATGTTACGGGATTGGTGTTGGCAGGACTTTTGCAGCATCAATTGAACAAAATAATGATAAGGACGGGATCATTTTTCCATTAACAATAGCACCTTATGAAATAGAACTTGCGGCAATCAATATGATGGATAAAGATATAACGGATACAGCGGAAACAATTTATAAAGAATTGGTTGAACGCGGGCTTGATGTTATTTATGACGATAGGGATATATCACCCGGCATGAAGCTGAAAGATGCGGATTTGATAGGATTCCCGATCAGGGTTATCATAGGTATGAAATATAAAAGAGAAGGATTGCTTGAAATAAAAATAAGAAAAACAGGAGAGGTTATTACAGCAAAAAGGCATGAACTGCTTGATAAACTATTAATGATCAATGATCGGCTTATGCCAAAATGA
- a CDS encoding tetratricopeptide repeat protein, producing the protein MFTESQLKAQDYKFVCKKCNHENRVSLPSDFITKEAPKGVQDLDSPERVIPEQPLYEDIFQYLPMDEQKKEVEPLKPENPIQEEEPKADDIFTSPVTIDDGDKKIPEDDGKQPGQSAYASVKPVQKEPEVTEKNQEDVIEGFEEFTMDDLNESVGSIETKEEPEKPVDSLSEETDTGWLESTKIQDETPKPNVKDGITAEVIPESLSIEERHEEPEAEKISQTPDGTLLNEESILIPEVDNSPVVKKDVLPLKKPFVLRAITFTGIGILLVIALIAGFYYYLVEYTPSNPDLSKLTLMTYSVFPVSESKKDKAAELVKSADELYLKDTTNDYDKSLSLYKKAVIMDHHLVDGYIGIAKDYALLAYDHKDRNGLKNINRFLQRLKVMTHSSSDYYLVSGMADLAENDINRAKLEFITALKQSPQFPEALYYEGFVDFLQGKPLSDTASLVTEAVKLKPYMTQAQLLLAKIYYKQGNISEANDILEHTLQDSPYNVKANILFTKIESITVTDTSSLISQLDNILNKGAGELTRYDQSKIYYTIGKLFSKNNNAALAIDAFNKSIGMEPSYGAFIAIGDVYVTNKELDKAEQAYSKAASMDDKLPEAYFRLGKAYYDDNKYVYAIENYKKGLGIQGNNPYMLYELSLARYKNGEIKNALDKIDEAIKISSDNPEFITLKGKLLADSGDYKGAYDLLSDAVQKFPGYAPLHTEYSIVLDRNGNYNDALNQITIAIKLSPNSYNSYPYMAYTLNKLSRYKDAEKYALSAINRMKDDAFAYKVLGEIYFNEGKWNDAINSYKESIKSQPYDSDVFYKLAQVYSVGKTFTEAIQSLENAIKLNPANALYHYMLGNVYKDMGDIQLAIGEYGKSLDIDSTMAEAYYERGEMNILGRNDLAAVSDLKNAIKYAPKESKYLVALADYYYHNKETYAAIDYLKSALKIAPQDPEVHYKLGIVYNYVGDINSAKKQFMKALDLSYNNPKPMVGLGNAYYQNGDNKRAIQFYLRAIRIDPHYGDAYEAIGALYQSEGQYDKAITAYREAAEFMSKPADAYFKLGMLLANVGDNSGAKNALKKAIKLGLPDGLENQAEKKLSELI; encoded by the coding sequence ATGTTCACAGAGTCGCAGTTGAAGGCTCAGGATTATAAGTTTGTATGTAAAAAGTGTAATCATGAGAATAGAGTATCGCTACCTTCAGATTTTATAACTAAAGAAGCACCAAAGGGTGTGCAGGATTTGGACTCACCCGAACGTGTGATTCCAGAACAGCCATTGTATGAAGATATTTTTCAGTATCTACCAATGGATGAACAGAAAAAAGAGGTAGAACCGTTAAAACCCGAAAATCCTATTCAGGAAGAGGAACCGAAAGCAGATGACATCTTTACTTCACCCGTGACAATAGATGATGGTGACAAAAAAATACCGGAAGATGATGGTAAACAACCCGGTCAATCAGCGTATGCATCTGTAAAACCTGTTCAGAAAGAGCCTGAGGTTACAGAGAAAAACCAGGAAGATGTTATAGAAGGGTTTGAAGAATTTACAATGGATGATCTTAATGAGTCCGTAGGGTCAATAGAGACAAAAGAAGAACCCGAAAAACCGGTAGATTCACTATCAGAAGAAACTGATACAGGCTGGCTTGAATCAACAAAAATACAGGATGAAACACCAAAACCAAATGTGAAAGACGGGATCACTGCTGAGGTTATACCGGAATCATTATCAATAGAAGAGCGTCATGAAGAACCGGAAGCCGAAAAAATTTCTCAAACACCGGACGGGACATTATTGAATGAAGAATCAATATTAATTCCGGAAGTTGATAATTCACCTGTAGTAAAAAAAGATGTTTTGCCTTTAAAAAAGCCGTTTGTCTTAAGAGCTATCACCTTTACAGGAATAGGTATTCTATTGGTTATTGCATTAATCGCGGGTTTTTATTACTATTTAGTGGAGTACACGCCGTCTAACCCTGATTTAAGCAAACTCACCTTGATGACATACAGCGTGTTTCCCGTATCCGAGAGTAAAAAGGATAAGGCAGCGGAGCTTGTTAAATCAGCGGATGAACTTTATCTGAAGGATACAACGAACGATTATGATAAATCACTCAGTCTCTATAAAAAGGCTGTTATTATGGATCATCACCTTGTTGATGGGTATATTGGCATAGCAAAAGATTATGCATTACTTGCTTATGATCATAAAGATCGAAATGGACTTAAAAACATAAACAGGTTTTTACAACGGTTAAAGGTTATGACACATAGCAGCAGTGATTATTATCTTGTAAGCGGAATGGCGGATCTTGCAGAAAACGATATTAATCGTGCAAAGCTGGAATTTATCACAGCTTTAAAACAATCTCCTCAATTCCCTGAAGCACTGTACTATGAAGGTTTTGTTGATTTTTTACAGGGGAAACCGTTGTCGGATACAGCATCTCTCGTTACCGAGGCAGTAAAGCTTAAACCCTATATGACTCAGGCGCAACTTTTGCTCGCAAAGATATATTATAAACAGGGTAACATATCGGAGGCGAATGATATATTAGAGCATACTCTCCAGGACTCTCCCTACAATGTAAAAGCTAATATACTATTTACTAAAATAGAATCAATTACAGTAACAGACACGAGTAGCTTGATTTCACAACTTGACAACATTCTCAATAAAGGTGCTGGAGAGTTGACCCGTTATGATCAAAGTAAAATATACTATACCATTGGAAAGCTATTCAGCAAAAATAATAATGCCGCATTAGCTATTGATGCATTCAACAAATCTATAGGCATGGAACCCTCTTATGGTGCATTTATCGCGATTGGTGATGTATATGTAACAAATAAAGAGCTTGATAAAGCGGAACAGGCATACAGTAAAGCTGCTTCAATGGATGATAAGCTGCCGGAAGCATACTTTAGGTTGGGCAAAGCTTATTATGATGACAATAAATATGTGTATGCCATTGAGAATTATAAAAAGGGTCTGGGCATACAGGGAAACAATCCTTATATGTTATACGAATTGTCACTTGCCAGATATAAAAACGGTGAGATAAAAAATGCATTAGATAAAATAGATGAGGCGATAAAGATTTCTTCCGACAATCCTGAATTCATAACCCTGAAAGGCAAATTGTTAGCCGACAGCGGTGATTATAAAGGCGCTTATGATTTACTGTCTGATGCTGTACAAAAATTCCCCGGCTATGCGCCCCTGCATACGGAATACAGCATAGTCCTTGATAGGAATGGAAATTATAATGATGCGTTGAATCAGATTACTATAGCAATTAAGCTTTCTCCAAATAGCTATAATAGTTATCCGTACATGGCTTATACATTGAATAAGCTCTCGAGATATAAGGATGCAGAGAAATACGCCTTAAGCGCGATTAATAGAATGAAGGACGATGCATTTGCCTATAAGGTGCTTGGAGAAATTTATTTTAATGAAGGCAAATGGAATGATGCGATAAATTCGTATAAAGAATCCATTAAATCACAACCGTATGATTCAGATGTGTTTTATAAACTCGCACAGGTTTATTCGGTGGGTAAAACATTTACAGAAGCTATCCAATCACTTGAAAATGCTATAAAGCTCAATCCTGCAAATGCATTGTACCACTATATGCTTGGTAATGTTTATAAGGATATGGGTGATATACAGCTTGCAATTGGTGAATATGGTAAATCATTAGATATAGACAGTACTATGGCTGAGGCTTATTATGAAAGGGGTGAGATGAATATCTTGGGCAGAAATGATCTTGCTGCTGTAAGCGATCTTAAAAATGCGATCAAATATGCACCTAAAGAATCAAAATACCTTGTCGCGCTTGCTGATTACTACTATCATAATAAAGAAACATATGCAGCTATAGATTATCTAAAAAGTGCTTTAAAAATAGCACCGCAGGATCCCGAGGTGCACTACAAACTCGGCATTGTCTATAACTATGTTGGAGACATTAATAGTGCAAAAAAACAATTTATGAAGGCATTGGATCTGTCTTATAATAACCCAAAGCCGATGGTTGGACTTGGTAATGCGTATTACCAGAATGGGGATAACAAAAGAGCAATACAATTTTATTTAAGAGCCATAAGAATTGATCCCCATTATGGAGATGCTTATGAGGCAATCGGAGCTCTTTACCAATCCGAGGGGCAATACGATAAGGCAATAACAGCCTACAGGGAAGCGGCAGAGTTTATGAGCAAGCCCGCAGATGCATATTTCAAACTTGGTATGCTTCTTGCCAATGTTGGAGACAACAGCGGAGCAAAAAATGCGTTGAAAAAGGCTATAAAGCTTGGTTTGCCGGACGGGCTTGAGAATCAGGCAGAAAAGAAATTGAGTGAATTAATATAG
- a CDS encoding glycerophosphodiester phosphodiesterase, whose translation MNRPIVFGHRGASGYEIENTIPSFQLAVKMNADAVELDAQLTSDEEVIVFHDFSLNRLFNVNKRISELRLIELSQYVFDADRDVRIPSLEDIFKAIGHKITINIELKLEDGKDSKAGLLCKKVYGLIREYDLLKYVIISSFNINALKEVRMLSKDIRLGVLAESINTADESAENSLRFYIKLASELNAGCINMLYSYADKQLISKLHANGLKGNVFTVNNDDLIIELLHNGVDGFFTNYPDRAIAAIQHDIGLNNPGT comes from the coding sequence ATGAACAGGCCAATCGTATTTGGACATAGAGGTGCATCGGGCTATGAGATCGAAAACACGATTCCATCTTTTCAGCTCGCCGTAAAAATGAATGCCGATGCAGTTGAACTTGATGCTCAGCTTACATCGGATGAAGAAGTTATTGTATTTCATGATTTCAGTCTCAACAGGCTTTTTAATGTAAATAAACGGATTTCGGAATTAAGGCTTATTGAATTAAGTCAATATGTTTTTGATGCTGATCGCGATGTGCGCATACCGTCGCTCGAAGATATTTTTAAAGCCATCGGCCACAAAATCACAATAAATATAGAACTTAAATTAGAGGATGGTAAGGATTCAAAAGCAGGATTGTTGTGCAAAAAGGTATACGGATTAATAAGAGAATATGATTTGCTAAAATATGTTATCATTTCATCGTTTAATATCAATGCCTTAAAAGAGGTAAGGATGCTGTCAAAGGACATAAGGCTTGGGGTGCTTGCGGAGAGTATAAATACAGCCGATGAGTCTGCTGAAAATTCATTACGATTTTATATAAAGCTCGCATCAGAATTAAATGCGGGATGTATAAATATGCTTTATTCTTATGCCGATAAACAACTGATAAGTAAGTTGCATGCGAATGGCCTGAAAGGAAATGTGTTTACAGTAAACAACGATGATCTGATAATAGAATTACTTCATAACGGCGTTGATGGTTTTTTTACCAATTATCCCGATAGAGCTATTGCC
- the smc gene encoding chromosome segregation protein SMC yields MQLKRLEIHGFKSFIEPVNFSFGYPIIAIVGPNGSGKSNIVDAIKWCMGEQGTKQLRASQMSDLIFNGSEHRKPVGMAEVSLIFENNGGNVPSEYASFSEIAVTRRAYRDGESEYYINKEVRRLKDIIELLIDIGISSKAYSIIEQGQIGEIINVKPEMRRYVIEEAAGILKYKNRKKIAIDKIEITKTSMARIVDLLSELKRQLSQVGRQVKIAQDYKTMKDEYKNLDIGIMKTDHAKIISENENKKSSLEQIRFEIAKLSSRSSARYVDYQRFKGRLDKQASDISEKQMQINNLTSESMVLKERIESSNRLKEAIHIENQKIHSSIEEQQKKELSTREQIAKIKKDIEVEHKELITFQEELKALERQKDELFEQVNELKNRLEEEKDNEFNRARKITEIDNQILSIEHEVKSVTYRLEKLEHDRSVIEQKIIANKEEKKHLEGDEKSIEVKQSLLDSKIKDLKDLIESLSVEIEDINRIIEQKKNMHEGVRSRCATLEDLRKNLDGYSDGARFIIKQKEQFDIDKVVADYIKVSPGYELAVQSALDDVVQGIITSDYEKVEQIINALRKGDSGRAIFIIGSDIKIGEKQKEKNGILLADVIEITDEHVKPLVQALIDDVYVVDNLKDAFAHAKSGRFAVTVNGDLVKPGIVYGGSNNAIKGGIIYRRHEADELKEKLELLSKEISQAELKKQELADKIDNHRAELSSIISSRQETERQGLGIAARLQNINEQIGNHESAIIAIDIEQQELRKNESELYEEVADIRQKKAIYEEDSGTNVNLIDSLREGLTNMESQLEDKKQAVSDYNSKIAVLKERSNTRMREIERMEYDYESVKQSISLAHQEEANNKTKLDSIEQEIITSNGKLSSKNEDLVLLQNQLVDSKTVYDRDYKEYSEIEKEIKEIEKELNTIKEKESAQSIELAELTMKAGYIADTAKDKYNIILEHFETEILPENDIKNTRDKVLVLSEKIAKMGDVNLGAITEYEDLQKRVSFYEKQKQDLDKAIEDLKRIINSINRESRKLFRDVFDKVNENFKQVVPKLYDGGRGELILTDEQDLLESGMEIIIQPPGKRLQDISLLSGGEKALGAIALLISVFMVKPSPFALLDEIDAPLDDASVVKLNNVIKELSKNTQFILITHNKKTIEIADALYGITMEEPGVSKVISVKLKREAV; encoded by the coding sequence ATGCAGTTAAAAAGACTCGAGATACATGGATTTAAATCTTTTATTGAACCTGTGAATTTTAGTTTTGGTTACCCTATTATCGCTATTGTCGGCCCAAACGGCAGCGGCAAAAGTAATATTGTCGATGCAATAAAATGGTGTATGGGTGAACAGGGAACCAAGCAATTAAGAGCATCTCAAATGTCTGATCTGATATTTAATGGATCGGAGCATCGTAAACCAGTGGGTATGGCAGAGGTTTCTCTTATTTTTGAGAACAATGGCGGGAATGTACCGTCTGAATATGCATCTTTTTCTGAAATTGCAGTTACGAGAAGGGCGTACAGGGATGGTGAAAGTGAGTATTATATCAATAAAGAAGTCCGCAGGCTAAAGGATATAATAGAATTGCTTATTGATATAGGAATAAGTTCAAAGGCTTACTCTATCATAGAACAGGGGCAAATCGGTGAAATTATTAATGTTAAGCCGGAGATGAGGCGATATGTTATTGAAGAAGCAGCCGGTATCCTTAAGTACAAGAATAGAAAGAAAATAGCTATCGATAAGATAGAAATCACAAAGACCAGCATGGCTCGCATAGTTGATCTGCTTTCAGAGCTAAAGAGACAGCTGAGTCAGGTTGGCAGGCAGGTAAAGATAGCTCAGGATTACAAAACAATGAAGGATGAATATAAAAATCTTGATATCGGAATAATGAAAACAGATCATGCCAAAATCATTTCCGAAAATGAGAATAAAAAGTCTTCACTCGAGCAGATAAGATTTGAGATCGCAAAACTATCATCAAGATCATCCGCAAGATATGTCGATTATCAAAGATTTAAAGGCAGGCTTGATAAACAGGCTTCCGATATTTCCGAGAAACAAATGCAAATTAACAATCTGACAAGTGAAAGTATGGTATTAAAGGAAAGGATAGAATCATCAAACAGGCTCAAGGAAGCGATACATATTGAAAACCAAAAAATCCATTCTTCTATTGAAGAACAGCAAAAAAAGGAGCTGTCGACTAGAGAACAAATTGCAAAAATTAAGAAAGACATCGAGGTTGAGCATAAAGAACTTATAACATTTCAGGAGGAACTCAAGGCTTTAGAACGGCAGAAGGATGAGCTCTTTGAACAGGTTAATGAATTAAAAAACAGATTAGAAGAAGAAAAGGACAATGAGTTCAACAGGGCAAGAAAGATCACGGAGATTGATAATCAGATCCTCTCAATAGAACATGAAGTAAAGAGTGTAACATACAGGCTTGAAAAGCTGGAGCACGACAGAAGTGTAATCGAACAAAAAATAATAGCCAATAAAGAAGAAAAAAAGCATCTTGAGGGAGACGAAAAGTCGATCGAGGTAAAGCAGTCTTTGCTGGACAGCAAAATAAAGGATTTAAAAGACCTCATAGAGTCGCTTTCCGTTGAAATAGAAGATATCAATAGAATTATAGAACAGAAGAAGAACATGCACGAAGGTGTCCGCTCAAGATGTGCAACACTCGAGGATTTAAGAAAAAATCTTGATGGTTATTCAGACGGAGCAAGATTTATAATTAAACAGAAAGAGCAATTCGATATTGATAAAGTTGTAGCAGATTATATAAAAGTAAGTCCAGGGTATGAGCTTGCCGTCCAGTCTGCATTGGATGATGTGGTTCAGGGAATTATTACATCTGATTATGAGAAGGTAGAACAGATTATAAACGCATTAAGAAAAGGTGATAGCGGAAGAGCTATATTTATTATCGGTTCGGATATTAAAATAGGCGAAAAGCAAAAAGAAAAAAATGGAATCTTACTGGCGGATGTCATTGAAATTACCGATGAGCACGTAAAACCATTGGTACAAGCATTGATTGACGATGTATATGTTGTTGATAACTTAAAAGACGCTTTTGCTCATGCAAAAAGTGGAAGGTTCGCGGTTACCGTTAACGGGGATCTAGTTAAACCGGGTATCGTTTACGGCGGATCGAATAATGCCATTAAGGGCGGAATAATTTATAGAAGGCATGAGGCCGATGAACTTAAAGAAAAACTTGAGTTATTATCAAAGGAGATCTCACAGGCTGAATTAAAAAAGCAGGAACTTGCAGATAAAATTGATAATCACAGGGCAGAGCTATCTTCCATAATAAGCAGTCGCCAGGAGACAGAACGACAGGGCTTGGGGATAGCTGCAAGGCTTCAGAATATTAATGAACAGATAGGTAATCACGAATCGGCTATAATTGCTATCGACATAGAACAACAAGAATTGAGAAAAAACGAATCGGAATTGTATGAGGAAGTAGCGGATATAAGACAAAAGAAGGCCATTTATGAAGAGGACAGCGGCACAAATGTAAATCTGATAGATTCACTCAGAGAGGGGTTGACCAACATGGAATCCCAGCTTGAAGATAAAAAACAGGCAGTATCGGATTATAATTCAAAAATAGCCGTACTAAAGGAAAGATCGAATACCAGGATGCGTGAAATAGAAAGGATGGAATACGATTACGAAAGTGTAAAACAGTCCATCTCTCTGGCACATCAAGAAGAAGCGAATAATAAAACCAAACTTGACAGTATAGAACAGGAAATCATAACGTCTAATGGTAAACTTAGCTCTAAAAACGAAGACCTCGTGCTGCTTCAGAATCAGCTTGTAGATTCCAAAACTGTTTATGACCGGGATTATAAAGAGTACTCCGAGATCGAGAAAGAAATAAAAGAAATAGAGAAAGAACTCAACACAATTAAAGAGAAAGAATCAGCTCAATCGATTGAGTTAGCTGAGCTGACAATGAAAGCTGGATATATAGCAGATACGGCAAAGGATAAGTATAATATTATACTTGAACATTTTGAAACCGAGATATTGCCGGAGAATGATATAAAAAATACCAGGGATAAGGTTTTAGTCTTGTCGGAAAAAATCGCAAAAATGGGAGATGTAAATTTAGGAGCTATAACCGAGTACGAAGATTTACAGAAGCGGGTTTCTTTCTATGAAAAACAGAAACAGGATCTCGATAAGGCTATAGAAGACCTGAAAAGAATAATCAACTCCATAAATAGAGAATCAAGAAAACTGTTCAGGGATGTTTTTGATAAGGTAAATGAAAATTTTAAGCAGGTGGTACCAAAACTCTACGATGGAGGTAGAGGTGAACTGATCCTTACCGACGAACAGGATCTTCTCGAGAGTGGAATGGAGATTATTATTCAGCCGCCGGGTAAGAGGCTACAGGACATAAGTCTATTATCGGGAGGGGAAAAAGCTCTAGGCGCAATTGCATTACTTATATCCGTGTTTATGGTCAAACCGAGTCCGTTCGCCTTACTTGATGAAATTGATGCGCCTCTTGACGATGCAAGTGTGGTAAAGCTGAATAACGTTATAAAGGAATTGTCAAAAAATACCCAGTTTATTTTAATCACACATAACAAAAAAACGATTGAGATCGCAGATGCACTTTACGGCATAACGATGGAGGAGCCCGGCGTTTCAAAAGTCATATCTGTAAAATTGAAGAGAGAAGCCGTTTAA
- the ftsY gene encoding signal recognition particle-docking protein FtsY, which yields MPGLFSRLASVFSRFPDNNTASIDMDKYTEELLSMDMSLSVIDRLLGDFKQGHTGVEDLKNRMKDILISSQLCEPRCGILMIGINGGGKTTTIGKLGKWYSDQGYSVIAAAGDTFRAAAIEQLIIVVERAGFDIVKAMPKVDPSSVIHDAVSAYIARGKDVVIADTAGRLHTNVNLINELKKIKSVMHRAMAGDKLVTYLTLDATIGKNSFQQAKLFNENIGVDGIIITKLDGTARAGIIFTICEELKIPIVGMGTGEGIDDFMLFDKNKFVESLFA from the coding sequence ATGCCTGGATTATTTTCAAGGTTAGCATCTGTTTTTTCAAGGTTTCCTGATAACAATACCGCGTCCATTGATATGGATAAATACACAGAAGAACTCCTGAGTATGGATATGAGTCTATCCGTTATTGATAGGCTTTTAGGCGATTTCAAGCAAGGGCATACCGGCGTTGAAGATTTAAAAAACAGGATGAAAGATATACTAATATCATCACAGTTATGTGAACCGAGATGTGGAATTCTGATGATAGGTATCAATGGCGGAGGTAAAACAACCACAATAGGTAAACTTGGAAAATGGTATAGTGATCAAGGATATAGCGTTATTGCAGCAGCAGGAGATACGTTCAGGGCAGCAGCAATAGAGCAGCTTATCATTGTAGTGGAAAGAGCAGGTTTTGATATCGTTAAAGCCATGCCAAAGGTCGATCCCTCATCGGTAATTCATGATGCTGTTAGTGCTTACATTGCAAGAGGTAAAGACGTTGTTATAGCCGATACAGCAGGCAGGCTACACACAAATGTTAACCTGATTAATGAGCTTAAAAAGATTAAATCTGTCATGCATAGAGCAATGGCAGGAGATAAACTTGTAACTTATCTTACCTTAGATGCAACAATTGGGAAGAACTCCTTTCAACAGGCAAAGCTGTTTAATGAGAATATCGGCGTGGATGGAATTATCATTACAAAGCTTGACGGAACCGCAAGAGCGGGCATTATATTTACCATATGCGAAGAGCTTAAAATCCCTATCGTAGGGATGGGAACGGGGGAAGGGATTGATGATTTTATGCTATTTGATAAAAATAAATTTGTCGAGTCACTTTTTGCATGA